CTGCTGATTCTAACTATGATGCTAGTGGCTTTAAGGGCTACTCAAGCGTCGATCAAGTAAGCGGACAAACTATCCATATACAAATAGACGATAAAGTCCAAACAGACCTATAATCCCCAAAAAGTGAGTGCGCTTTAAGCACTCACTTCACTTACCTAACCTCAATTCACATCATTTTTTAAGCCTTATTTTACTAATATCACCCCTTTTAAAGGAGAAGACATGAAAAATTTAATAGCCATAGTTGTGGTCATCGCCGCACTTGTTTTTGGCGCTTTCAAATACGCAAATTCATTTGTCGTGCTTGATGAAAACACCAACGAGAAGTGGTCTCAGGTGCTAAATCAATACAAAAGAAGAGCCGATCTCGTGCCAAATTTAGTTGAAACTGTAAAAGGCTACGCAGCTCACGAGCAAAAGGTCTTTGAAGACGTGGCAAACGCAAGAAGCAAGAGCATGCAAGTAAGCATCGACGCAAGTAGCCTTAGCGACGAGGCAAAGGTTAAAGAATTTATGGCAGCTCAGGGTCAGCTAGGCTCTGCGCTTGGCAGGCTAATGGCAGTTAGCGAGAGCTACCCAGAGCTAAAAGCAAACCAAAATTTCCTCTCACTCCAAAGCCAGCTTGAAGGCACAGAAAACCGCATAAGCGTAGCAAGGCGCGACTACATCGAGGCTGTAAAAGAGTATAACGTAGCTCTTAGAAGCTTTCCAGGTAAATTTATAGCTAGTATCTTTCATCCAGAGATGAAGCCAAAGCAAGGCATCGAGGTTAGCAGCGAAGATATGAAAAACCCAAAAGTTTCGTTTGAGAAATAATGAAAAAAATC
This genomic stretch from Campylobacter concisus harbors:
- a CDS encoding LemA family protein codes for the protein MKNLIAIVVVIAALVFGAFKYANSFVVLDENTNEKWSQVLNQYKRRADLVPNLVETVKGYAAHEQKVFEDVANARSKSMQVSIDASSLSDEAKVKEFMAAQGQLGSALGRLMAVSESYPELKANQNFLSLQSQLEGTENRISVARRDYIEAVKEYNVALRSFPGKFIASIFHPEMKPKQGIEVSSEDMKNPKVSFEK